ATGAATTATAAACTGTGTGTTGTTCGTTTGAGAGAAGAAGGACGAATCGTCGAGCATGGATTTACAGGATACCCTCGATTTTGGTCACTCGCAAAATCGAAAAAATTTGCATGGACTGTTGCGAAAAAATCGTGTGTACTCTCCACTTGTTACGGAAGTATAAGTTTTGACTGACACATGTGTAATGGATTACACAAAcggataatcgattacaagactatacattataatttttataatttttaaacattaattttataaattattcataatttttttctctttaaacattttttaattaaatataacatttataaataacattctatattacttttataactaagatattagtaatctttaatttctatcaattaaactaatttttaaaatctatcacatcaatcaaattctatattAATTCCTACataactttacttccaaatccaatctcaattatccacaaatccactcaaaaaaacaactaaaatattatcttcaaatccattcaaatcatttCCTCCAAATACACCCAAAAGAACAAAGCTCCCAATACACCCAAAAAAACAAAGCTTAAAGGATAgaagaattaaaaatttgagatgATTAAACCAAAACCATTGCTGACATTATCACAGAACTAGAAAGCAAAAGAGGACATTAATAAGAAATTACAACAAAACCAAGCTAAAACATCTTGTAACAATGAAAATGAACAACTCTTTGCCACTAAGAGACACATATCAAGCAATCTTCACTTCAATAGTCCTAGGCTTCTTAGGTTCAGGAGGAGGCAATTTCTGCACAGTAACACTGAGAACACCATCTTGACACACAGCAGAGATTGCATCAATGTTTGCATTTTCAGGTAAAACAAACTTACGCATGAATTTCCCAATTCTTCGTTCCATTCTCACAAACTTCAccccttctttctcttcttccctcTTTCTCTCCCCGCTAATCAAAAGCACGTTATCATCTTCAACCTGAACCTTTATGTCACCAGATTTCAATCCCGGCATGTCGATCAGGAACACGTAGGAATTCGGATATTCTTTCACATCCGCAGCTGTTGCAGCCATCGCTTTCGCGTCTCGCACGTATTTCTGTGTAGGAGCATTGTTTGTCTTCTCCCCTGCACCCTCCTCTGACATGTCCATCATGCGGTGCAGCGTGGGGAAAAATGGAGATTCCAAACCCATCACTCTGAAATCCATCTCTTTCTGTATTTGAATCTGCGAATATTTCTCTGTTTTTGATTTGCTACGTTTCTGTGATGAGGAGGGATTAGAAAGAGCAATTTATAAGGGGAACAGATTATTCCAGAAAGAAATGGAACTTTCTGGACAAAATCAAAGCGTATTGTGGAACCTTTCTCTATATTCTAGTGGCTTCAGTCATTTACATCTTCTACCGAGATTCTCACGCTTCTAGAGAGTTATAGAATTTtgctatttttttctttatttaaaatctaTCGGGTTTGAAACTTTTTACAATTACAAGAGCTGGGCTTGCCActattttttaactttccaaagtcatattaatatactttttaaattgtaGAATTTATATAAGTTATTGTATTAACAACTATTTGTAGAAAGTAATTTTCTGAAGTtactttttaagtatttttcgAAAGTATTAAAATTGTTATCCATTCTAAAAGCAGTTCTTATGAAGTGTTAAAAATTGAACACATTCGAAACATTACAATTTTTTGCACATTCTGATAGTATTTATACTATTTGTTTTAATAGataatatttatactatttgTGATTACTATCTTAGAAACCATTataaactttattaatataatagaatataaattggtaacaacaaaattttaaaaatagcatttttaatatattttatttatatgtctttttttaaaaaatagaaatatttattttctttctagttatcctttttttttgttaattgacttaattaatattttatcttatttgagaaatttattttgtgtaagtttttaattacttctctttaatttaatacttattttagtttttttttaaatcagaaaattaaattaaaaaaaacaaaaattaaaataagaaaacaaaaaatcatattaaatcaATCTTAATTAGACCAAAATACCTATTAAACCTTAAGTTCTCTCATTGAATCCTCAACAAGCAACCATGCATTAAGTTCAAGATACAAACAAGATTACTATTGAATcaagttttacttttaaatacaAACATCCATTAAACATTCAATTTCAAGTCTgtattctaaagatattttccAACACCTCAAGAATCACAAATCAAGCACGAAAACAATTCACATCAAGTATTAAGCATGAAAATTGAACACCAACATGAATTGGAAAGACAAATGTCATTAATagcaaaaaattacaaaagagcTTCATGTTTTACAACTAATCTTAACATATAAGAATAGTCCTCCATGGTGGAGAACTTAGGATTGTACAAATTGAAGAGATAAGAAAGAAATGAAGCTAAAAAGAAGACGCAAGCCATCTCCCAAGGTTTTTGGCAGCTGCTCTATGCTCAAATTATGCCTTCCTTATGCCTCAAGATCTCCAATTCGTAATTCATCTCCTTCATTAACTCTAAGAAGGGGAAAACACCATGGTCGAAGATTAAAGACCCAAGGAGGAGTGGGAGAGCTTTCCAACACTCCAAAAAACCTCAAAGGGTCTCTCTTAGTCGCCCTAGGTCAAAAGTGACACTAgtaaaaaacaacatttaaacTCGCATAATAAGCCTCGGTTTAGGAGAAACCGAAGCCTATCAGAatgcggtgacatttttgtaattctGTCGAacttatatgtctcggttcaaagggaaccgaggcatataagttgTATTACCTCAGTTGCAATTTTAACCGATGCCTAATACCCTGAAAAATTCAACCACCCCCTGCATAACTGACTTCCCACGCGTGACAGCTTTTCAGATCCtgcctactgcctcggttttgTGGCGCGTATAAGTTGAatgtaatttcaaaaatgtcattttatattattttttttttcatttctgaGGTGTATAGGCATCAGTTGCTTtgttaaccgaggcatataggcATTTATTGCCTAGGGTAAGTGAAGAACTGAGGTAGTATAGCTTTTTATACTTCAGAACGCGTTAAAAATTTTAAGCTACTGTTTAATCTTCTTCTTACCGCAAGAGCTATTCTTCCTCGCGCACccaagaattcttcttcttcctcatgcAAGCCTCCATTGCTCTGGCGTCATCCTCGTTGCTCGCTTTCTTCACGCGTTGGTGCCTCTGGTTCTCTCGCTGCTGCTCCAAAGTGTCTCGTTGGGCATGGCTGAGTTTCGCGAGATCGGAAGAAAACTCTTTTCTCATGGCACGACGAGGACGCGACGACGGTGTGGTGGCGGTTAGGTGCTGGATCTCGCGATTTGGGGCTTGATTTCTAGTTTGGTGATTTTTATTTGTAGGTCGCGAATGGAGTTTTTGTGAAGATGAAGCTTTCAAAGGCGTTGTCTCGCAATTTCCATGGTGGCACGATGGCTTCGCGTGATGAAGATGAGTTCTTGCGATGGTTGTTGCAATTAGTTTCGCGTATGGAGGAGATTACGACGAGCTCGCGTGCTTGGAGGTTCGGAGATGATTTGGTGGAGGCGCgaagaaggaagaaaacacGGCTAGGGTTTCTAGAAAAATGGTTATCCGATTTggatctaaaaaaaaaaaattaaaaacactctaTCGCCTCGGTTGTCTGTGAACCGAGACAGAATCCGaaactttttgcctcggttctaaaccgaggcaaaaagtctactcctttttacctcgcttgtatatgcctcgattgcggaaccggtgcctataagcaaaaataaccgctgtcgtttctCTTAACTGCACTAGTGTGAAGTGTGAAAGGAAGAAGAATCTCcgaacactacaagaaaaattgtTGCTATTACCATAGCCAAAATCCATATGTAAGGTCAAAATTTCATAGGTAAAACAGTGTTACCTACGAATTACATACAgacaaaaaatataagtaaaatggTCATAAATAacattacatacggatttattCGTAAGtaaaatctgtatgtaattatctacaaataaatttatatgtaacATAATCATCAGCTTTGATAAAATAGCTTGGTTTTTAGAACAATTATACATACTTGGACATAGATTAAAGTACATATACAATGTATATCTAAGAAAtactcattaaataaataatgtcaATATACAACAATTTTCATACATAAAAActctaaaattcaaatattgtaaAATACAAATGTCTAATACTAATAAATAAAGTCTAGAGTCGATAAATACTTAAAcatatcaattaataaaatctGGAATTCCTTAATACTaataatcactataaaaaaagacaaattaaAGGATTGTTCATCTTGTTGTTGCACTTGATCATTATAAGTGAAGTTCTCTTGTTGTTGCACTTGATCATTATAAGTGAAGTTCTCCTAATTACTTGTAGAAGAACTTTTCATCCTCCATGACAACTTCATATGCTTGAGGGGTGGTAATTGAACCAGGAGCGACCTAGCAAAGGGACAGGGAGGCACTAGAGCAACCCCATTAGCATGAGGAACACTGGGGAGACACTTACACTCAAAACTCTTTCTGCACCGTGGAACAAATATATTTACAGATAGTCAGATACTACAAAAAGGAGCAATATAGACATGAAttaatccataaaaaaaaatatagaagtaGCACCAAAAGACTTTACCTCTACTCTTAATTAACATTagtgaaaagatagaaagacATACATGAATCCATCCTACAGGATAAATGGATCTTTCGTttagaattttgaaaacttcCTCCTCATTTGTAGTTTGACACTAT
This window of the Vigna angularis cultivar LongXiaoDou No.4 chromosome 7, ASM1680809v1, whole genome shotgun sequence genome carries:
- the LOC108337400 gene encoding 17.9 kDa class II heat shock protein → MDFRVMGLESPFFPTLHRMMDMSEEGAGEKTNNAPTQKYVRDAKAMAATAADVKEYPNSYVFLIDMPGLKSGDIKVQVEDDNVLLISGERKREEEKEGVKFVRMERRIGKFMRKFVLPENANIDAISAVCQDGVLSVTVQKLPPPEPKKPRTIEVKIA